The nucleotide sequence ATGGGCTCACAGAATGCGGTTTTGATTGCGTAAGACCTGAAGGAGCATTTTATCTATTTATGAAGACACCTACGGAAGATGAGAAGGAATTTGTTGAAGAAGCGAAAAAAGAACATATTCTTCTTGTGCCCGGATCTTCATTTTGCTGTAAGGGATATGTAAGAATCGCATATTGTGTAGACTATAAAACTATTATTAATTCGATGCCGGGATTTAAGAGGCTTGCAGAAAGGTATGGACTTAAAAAATGAGCTTTGAAGACAATATCAGAAAAGTTATTCCCTATACACCGGGCGAACAGCCGCAGAGAAAGGTGATCAAATTAAATACAAATGAGTGTCCGTATCCACCATCGGAAAAGGCTATAAAAGCCTTAAGGGAATTTGATACGGATTTATTCAGAAAATATCCTGACCCTGAATGCAGTGATCTGGTAAAAGCTTTGGCTGACTATTATAATCTGGATGAAAAACAGGTATTTGTCGGTGTGGGTTCAGATGATGTGCTCTCTATGTGTTTCCTGACTTTTTTTGCAGGAAAGAAACCGGTATTGTTCCCGGACATTACATATTCATTTTATGATGTATGGGCGGATGTATATAGAATTCCTTATGAAACTATTGCACTCGATGAAGATTTTAATATCAGGGCAGAGGATTATAAAAGAGATAACGGCGGAATAGTTATAGCAAATCCGAATGCTCCTACGGGAGTGGAAGAGCCTCTTGAAAAGATAGAAGAGATAATAAAGTCATCTCCGGATTCGATAGTGATCGTGGATGAAGCGTATGTAGATTTTGGAGTCAATACAGCACTTCCGCTTATCAATAAATATAAAAATCTTATTGTGACCAGAACAATGTCAAAATCAAGAGCACTTGCAGGTATGCGTATAGGATATGCATTTGCGGATGAAAGACTTATAAAATATCTTAATGACGTAAAATTCTCTGTTAACTCTTATACAATGAATATGCCGGCATTGACAGCAGGAAAAGCTGCAATACTTGATGATGATTATTTCAGGGAAATACGGGATAAAGTAGTCAATACCCGTGAGTGGACAAAAAAAGAGCTTAAAAGACTGGGATTCAGCTTCAGAGACTCCAAAACAAATTTTATTTTTGCAAAACATGAAAAAGCATCAGCTGAAAAACTTTTTGAAGAGTTAAAGGCAAATGATATTTATGTGAGATATTTTAAGAAAGAAAGACTTTCAGATTATCTCAGGATCTCAATAGGAACAGATGAGGAGATGAAAAGGCTTATAGAGGTGCTTGAAGGGCTCTTATAAACTGAATCTGAAAGCTGATCTTTCTGATCCATTTAGTTTCTGTTCACAGAATAAACACTTTAAAAACAAAATTTGAAAATATAATTCTGATAATCTAGAATCCATACGAGGAGTCTATTAGTGAAGACTCCGGATGGAGGATAATTATTATGAAGAAACGGAATTTAAGCAAATTAGGGATAGCAGTAAGTGCAGCAATGCTTACACTTGCAATGGTTGGATGCTCATCAACAACAGGCAGCATAGCTTCAACTGAGGTTGCAGCTGTTTCAGAAGCACCTACAGAAATGCCTTCAGAGATGCCTACAGAAGCAGCTGAAGCAGAGGGAACGGAAGTACGTGCTAAAATAGTTTCGATTGATGGAGAGACAATTACTTTAGAAACTCTTGCCGATGGAAAGATGGGCGGCAAAGATGATAAGAAGATGGGTGAAAAGCCGGATTCAGATTCTACAGAAGAGGCAGCTACAGGCGAAGCTCCTGAGGGAGCACCTAATGGAGAAGCACCAACAGGGGAAGCACCAACAGGAGAAGCACCAACTGGTGAGGCACCAACTGGTGAAGCTCCTACAGATGGAAAAGGCGGCCCCCAGGGCGGCGGTCAGGGTGGCCCCGGCGGAAATCAGAATGGAGAAAAACCTACTGGTGAGAAGCCTAGCGGCGAGCAGCCCAGCGGTGAGAAACCGAGTGGTGAGCAGCCTGGCGGTGAGAAGCCCAGTGGTGAGCAGCCTAGCGGTGAGAAACCTGAAGGTTCCACAGAGGAGGCAGCTGAGGCAGAGGGAACAGGCGAGACACTTACCCTTACACTTACAGACGCTACAGAATATAAAGATTGTACAGTTGATGATCTTGAAGCAGACACTCTTGTTGTTGTAAGCTATAATGAAAATAATGAAGTAGTTTCAATATCGCTTGCAGATGGAAAAGATGCTCCGGCTGAACCTGCAGCTGAGGAGTCAACAGAAGAGAGTTCGACTGAGGAAAGCTCAACAGAAGAAAGCACAACAGAAGAAAGCACAACAGAGGAAACAGCAGAATAATCCAGAGAGCCCGCAGTAAAATGCGGGCTCTTTATTTTTCAAACCAGTGGCGAAAAAATATATAAATGATATAATGAAAGGCATCGGAATTTTCCGGTGCCTTTTTGAATATATATATATATAAATGGAAAGAGGATGACCAATTGAAAAATGTTTTTATAAAACTGCCGGTTTATACAGGTGATGTTTCCGGAGCGGCATCGGCATTATATGAGCTTGGAGGAATGAGCGTGATCCATGATCCCTCCGGCTGCAATTCAACATACAATACCCATGACGAAATCCGCTGGTATTCTAAAGAAAGTCTTATTTTTATCTCAGGGCTTTCCGAGGTTGATGCAATAACCGGTAATGACAATAAGTTCATCAAAGATGTGCTTAATGCAGCGGAGAAGCTTAAGCCGGCATTTATTGCGCTTTTTAATTCTCCGATACCTTATATAAACGGGACAGATTTTAAGGGAATAGCAAAGATAATAGAAAATAAAAGCGGGATACCATGTTTTCATATAGAGACTAATGCAATGCATGATTACAGTGTAGGTATTTCAAACGCTTTTTATGAATACGCACGCAAATTTCTTCCGGATGAAAAAAGAGATAAAGTGTCCGAGGATAAAGATCAAAAGAAAAAAGTTAATATTATCGGAATGACCCCGCTTGATTATAGTTCAAAAAATACGTATTTAACTCTTAAGAATAAAATGGAAAAAGAGGGTTTTAAGATAATTTCCATTTGGGCAGAAGGAAGCAGCAGAGAAGAAATTCTTGCAGCTTCAGAGGCTGATATAAGCCTTGTCATATCTTCCTCCGGAATAAGAGTTGGAGAATTTTTAAGGGAAAAATATGGCATACCATATCTGACAGGTGTACCGACAGGACTTTTTGCAAAAAAAATTTTTGAAAAATTAGATAATTTTGAATTTTGCTCTTCAGAAAAACTATTTTTGTCCGATAATAAATACAGAGCTGAAACGCTTGTCGTAGGTGAAAGCGTATTATCCTTAAGTCTTGCGGCTGAATATGAGCTGGAGACCGGAAAAAAGGCAGATGTAATATCGACCACTGAGCTTGGAAATGAATATTTAAGAGATTCAGATAAGGCAATCAGGGTTGAAAAAGAGTTAATGGAAGAATTTAAGAATTATCAAATGATAATTGCTGATCCTTTATATAGAAGGATAGCACCTTCAACAGCAAAATTTATCGATATTCCGCATCTTGCATTTTCTGGGCGTTTATATCTAAAAGGTATTCCGGATTTTTTCAGTGAAAGTTTCAGTGTGGTGGATTTATGACAAATAAAGAATTGACAGATAAGCTTAAAGAGACATCTATTCTCAGTAAGGATGAGTTTAGGCAGCTGACAGGCAGCATGAATAAAGACGACGAGGAGTATCTTTATGCAGCTGCCAGAGAAGTTAAAGAAAAATATTATGGCAAAGATGTTTTTTTAAGAGGCCTTATAGAATTCAGTAATTTTTGCAAAAATGACTGTTATTATTGCGGGATAAGACGAAGCAACAGTCATGCAGAGAGATACAGGCTCAGTAAGGAAGAGATATTATCGGCTGTAGAAAAAGGATATGAATTAAGCTTTAGAACCTTTGTACTGCAGGGTGGAGAGGATTTAAGCTATAGTGATGATGATATATGTGATATTGTGAGATCTATAAAAGAGCTTTATCCGGATTGTGCAGTAACTCTTTCCATAGGTGAAAAAGAAAGAAAGACATATGAAAAATATTTTGAGGCTGGAGCAGACAGATATCTTTTAAGGCATGAAACTGCAAATGATGTTCATTATGCCAAACTTCATCCGGCAGAATTATCGCTTGAAAACAGAAAGAGATGTCTTAGGGATCTTAAGGAAATTGGTTTTCAGACAGGCGCAGGAATGATGATAGGGGCGCCTTTTCAGACATTGGAGAATCTTATAGAGGATCTCTTTTATCTTAAAGAACTTGAACCACAAATGGTTGGCATAGGCCCGTTCATTCCACATAAAGATACTCCTTTTAAGGATGAAAAGGCAGGAAAGCTTGAAGATACGCTTCATTTTCTTGCGATAATAAGGCTTATGCTCCCAAAGGTGCTTCTGCCCGCAACTACGGCACTGGGAACAATTGATCCGCAGGGCAGAGAAAAAGGACTAAGGGCAGGAGCTAATGTAATAATGCCGAATCTTTCGCCATTGAATGTCAGGGGAAAATATCTTTTATATGATGGAAAAATCTGTACGGGAGAGGAAGCTGCCGAATGCTCGGAATGCATGAAGAGAAGGATCGAATCCGTTGGATACAGAGTTATGATATCAAGAGGAGATGCGCCGGGTTTTTGATAATAAGTTAGAAAGGCTGTAAGTAAGCCAGTTTACAGGATAAAAAATTATTAGTTTAGAAAAGTTCACACAAGTTTCAGATTTTTTTTGATAAGTTACTATAAAGAAATCTGATAATTAACCGATAAGATAATTGAAAAGTTTAGACAACTGCTTTCAGAACGGCGTTTTTGGTAGCTTGTGGGCCGTTTATAAGGAAAGAATATATGTCTTATGCTTTTTGATTTATAAATGATCACTTATGTTATTCAGGAAAGGAGGAGTCTGTTATGCGGATTGAAGCCTATAATCAGGTTATGCAGGTATACGGGAAACAGAAGATAAAAAAGACAGCAAATTATTCATCTGTATCGAGTGCGAGGGATGCGCTTGAACTCTCGGGAACCGGTAAGGATCTGCAGACTGCAAGAGCTGCAGTTGCTGAAGCAGAAGATGTCAGAAAAGAGCTGACGGCTCCGTTGAAGGAAAAGATTCAGGCCGGCACCTATGATGTATCGGGTGAAAGCTTCGCGGAGAAATTACTGGAAAAAATGGAAGCATTGGCTTGAAAAAAGAAATCGGAGGTAGGTTGCAGTGGCAAGTTTAATGGAAAACTTAATATCTACACTTAATAAAGAGGCAGATAAGTACACTGAACTATTAAGACTTTCGAAAAAAAAGACCCCGATCATTGTCAGGGGAGACATAGCTGAACTTCAGAAAATCACGGATGAAGAACAGGATGCGGTCGAAGTGCTCTCTGCTCTGGACAAAGAGCGTAGTACGATTATGGAAGATATCGCGAATGTTACCAACAAGGACGTTGGGGAGTTAAAGCTTAAAAATCTGATAGTTATGATGGAAAAACGTCCAAAGGAGCATGATGCTCTTGTGGACGTTAGGGACAGGCTCGATAAAGCAGTAAACGAGTTAAAACTCATAAACTCTCAGAACGCGGTACTTATAAAACAATCTCTCGATATGATAGATTTCAATCTGGCTTTGGAACGTTCGATAAGAACCGGTCCGGAGACGGGAAACTATAATCGTGCAGCGGAAAATGCAGGAAGTATGCTGGTTTCCGAGCAGGGAGGATTTGACGCCAGACAATAAATGTCAGACAGAATGAGGGGTGATATCAATGTCACTAATGGGCGCATTTTACACAGGCGTGTCAGGCATAAATGCCAGTCAGAACGCTTTAAACGCCACAGCACATAATATTTCAAACATTGATACCGATGGTTTTACAAGACAGCAGGTTTATCAGGGAAACAAAATATATCTTACGATCGGAAAATCATATAATAACAGCAGCCAGGTCGGATTAGGTGTTAATATAGATGAAGTCCGATACGTTCGCGATTATTTTCTCGATAAGGCATATCGAAGTGAATCAGGCAGATCGTCATATTATTCCACTTCATATGAGGCAATAGAAGAGATCAATACACTTTTTGGTGAGCTTAACGGAACGGCATTTCAGGAATCATTGCAGAAGCTGAAGAATGCATTTACTTCACTTGCAATAAGTCCTGCTGACTCGACTTTACAGAGTCAGGTGATAACGACTGCAAGCCAGTTCTTAAAAAGGGCACAGGCTATTTATAACGGGCTTTCGGATTATCAGGATAACCTTAATGAGCAGATTAAGGATCAGGTTGATCAGATAAACGATTATGCATCGAAAATTGCGACTCTTAATGAACAGATAGTTAAAGTTGAGGCAGGCGGCATAGAAAATGCAAATGATCTGAGGGATGCAAGAAACCTTATCCTGGATGAGCTTTCTGCTCTGGGCAGGATAGAGTATTCAGAGGATACCTTTGGATATGTATCTGTTAAATTTGAGGGTGTTGAGCTCGTAAAGGAAAATTTTGTAAATGTTATGGAAGCTCAGATCGCAGATGGTGATGAATCTACCGGATTCTATACGGTTGTTTGGTCGACTCTTGATGATGAGCCTGTATTTAATCTTAACAAAGATGTATCTGCAGAAGCAGGAACAGATAAAGGTTCCTTGAGAGCATTAATAGATGCAAGGGGAACACAGCGCGGGACTTATGCAGATTATCAGGCATATACGAATCTTACAGATCGTAACAGTAATACAAAAAGTCAGACAGAAAGTGAAAATTTTGCCGATGTTTCGTCATCAAGTGTAGCTTCAACTATGGCAATGTTTGATCATATGTGTTTTGGAATCATTTCTCAGATAAATGCGCTTCTTACACATGATGATTCTTATGATGAAGAGGGAATATTGGCTGATAATCTTACCAGTGACGATTATAGCGATATATTTGACAGCAGTACGCATACGACAGATGGAACCTATGATGCTCTTTTTGTTACACTAGATTCGAGTGAAACAAATTTTGACGGTCAGTCTATAATATATACCATTTCTAATTATGTTATAAATGATGAACTTCTGGCCCAGCCAAGCCGGCTTAATAATGGATTTATATTGGAAAAGGATGATGCCAGTACAGATCAGCTTACAGCTGATACACTGGAATCAATATTTAATAATACTTTTTCTACTTTGACACCGGATACGGCAACAGAACTTACTTTTATGAATTATTATACAGGAATGGTAAACAGCTATGCAGAGTTAGGTGATATTTACAGCAGTGTGGCAGACAGCCTGGAAATATCCGTTGATTCTATTGAAAGCTCGAGACAGTCAGTAATAGGTGTTTCTGAAAGTGATGAGCTTACAAAGATGATCAAATTTCAGAATGCTTATAATGCAAGCAGCCGTTACTTTAATGTGGTCAATGCCATGCTTGAGAATCTGCTTACTCAGCTCACTTAAAGGAGGTATCATATGTCATCACAGTTTTTTGGCCTGAATATCGGATACTCCGGATTGAATGTAGCAGCTTCTGCGGAGAATACGGTAGCTCATAATATAGCAAATGCAAACACGACAGGATATTCCAAACAGGTCACACTTCAGTCTGCAACTGATGCATTGCGCGTATATCAGACCTATGGAATGACTGGTACCGGCGTACAGGTTGATGCTGTAAGCCAGCTCAGAAATGAATTCTTTGACATTAAATACTGGAGTAATTCAGCCGATGTTGGTTATTATTCAACCGCCGAGACCTTTATGTCTACTATAGAAGCTTATTTTAATGATACAGACACTATAAAGGGATTTACCAGCGTTTACAATGAGGATCTTTATAACGCTTTGAATGATCTGGCGGATAATCCAAGTTCCGATACGACAAGAAAGTCGCTCATAAGTGCTGCACAGAGTTTATGTGAGTATTTTAACCAGATCAGTGCTTCGCTTACAGAAACCCAGGAACAGATAAATAACGAAATAAAAACCCAGGTTGGTCAGATAAATACTATAGCTGAAGAAATAGCATCATTAAATAAGCAGATAAACATGCTTGAGATCCAGGGAATGGCAGCAAATGACTTAAGAGACAGAAGGGCTAATCTGATTGATGAACTTTCTTCATATGTAGATGTTACTGTTATAGAAACTCCGGTTGTAGATCAGACAAACGGGATTAAAACAGGTGCCAACATTTATAGGGTTAATGTAAGCAATGGCGATTCTCTTGTTGATGGATATGAATATAATACATTAAAATGTGTTGCCAGAGAAAATGCCTATAATCAGTCGGATTCTGACGGACTTTATGATCTTTACTGGGTGCAGACAGGAAATGCATATTCATGTACTGCAAGTAATTTGAGCGGAAGCCTTAAAGCTCTTTTTGAGGTCAGGGATGGAAATAATGGAGAGAATCTTCAGGGAACTGTTACAGCTTCGACCTCGAATACTCTCACTATGACAGTTGATTCGACAACATGGTCACTTTTTGATGAGAATATGAGCCTTGATGAATTTATTTCCAAGCTTAGCATTTCTGAAAATGGTTATATGTCAGTAGGAGGATATGGCTTTAATTATACCGGATTTACAGTAACAATGACTGACAGTAGTTCTGCTACAGTTACATTTACAGGTGTCTCTACGGCAGATGGGTACAGCACAGATATTACTACAGCAGGAACTGCAGGTACTACAGTAAAATGCGGAAAATCCGTGGACTATAAAGGCATTGCATTTTACCAGGCAGAAATGAACCAGTGGGTTAGGGATTTCGCCAGAGTTTTCAATACAATAGAGAAGACCGGTGAAGATCTTAACGGAAATGCACTTTATGTAGATGATGGTGATGGAGATCCGGAAACAAATATATCTTTCTTCAAATGGTATAATAAAACAGATGGTACACAGATGGATCTTTTAGAAACTGAACTCAGTGAGTATGGCGGAACTGATGTAACAACTGTCTCTACATATAATGTAGCAAGTGATACAAATGCATACAGAAATTATTATTATCTTACAGCCGATAATTTCAGGGTAAACAGTGCTATTGTTAATGATGTTTCATTGATGAGTACAACTGCAGAAGACGGTGATGTGGATCTTTCGGCAGCGGATATTGTAGAAGAACTTATTTTAATAAAGACTGATAAGAGTAAAATGGAGTTCAGAGGGGCAAGCTCGCAAAATTTCCTTGCAATTATAGCATCTGACATTGCAATGGATACGTCAAATGCGAAAAATTTAAATACGAGCTGCACAAATATACAGAATGCCATAGAACAGCAACGACTTTCTGTTTCGGGCGTAGACGAGGATGAGGAAGCGCTTGATCTCATACGTTATCAGAAGTCATATTCATTAAATTCAAAGGTTATTTCAGTAATGGCAGAAATTTATGACAGGCTGATACTTGAGACAGGTGTATAAATACGGATAAGGAGGACGCCTATGTCAACAAGAGTTACGAACAAGATGATGACAAATAATGCCAGATATCATATAAATCAGAATAAGGCATATCTGGATAAATTAAGTATTCAGGAATCATCAGAGAAAAAAATAAACAGTCCTTCGGATGATCCCGTCATTGCAGTAAGGTCACTTCGATTCCGTTCGGCACTTGCGGATATCAATCAATATCTTGAAAAAAATCTTTCAGATGCGAAAAGCTGGGTAGATAGTACGGAAACTGCGCTTGATTCTGCAAGAGATCTGATGACGAGCTTGAAAAAAGAGGCGACATCGGGCGCCAATGATACCAATTCCATTGCAGCCTGCAGGACTTATTATGATGAAATGAAAGCGCTTGTGGATGGATTTTATGATTTAGGAAATTCAACAAATGAAGATCGTTACCTTTTCACCGGTTACAGGACATCGGACAGTCTGACCATATCGGAAGAGGATCTGGATTTAAGAAATACGCAGGTAGCATCAGGAAATCCAAAGTATGATTATGTGATAAGGGAAGAATTTACAGCAGATGATATTAACAATTATACATTCCTTACAGCATCTGTCAGTAGTTCTGATGTTACTGTTGCTGCTACGGGAAGCGGAACTGCTACAGTAGATGATGAAACAGATATAGGGCTTATAGATTGTTATAGGATAAGATTATCTTATGATAATCTTACTTCAGGCGGATCTACAACTACTGTAGAAAGCTGGCTTACACCAAAAACAATCGAGCTTTGCAACGCTGACGGGAGCTATGACAGTACAACTTATGCAGTAACTGAAATTACTGATGATACTAGTATAACAGAAGCAAATCTTGATGCGGGTACGATATACTTTAATACAACTACAGGAATGCTGATTTTTGGGTCAGATATAAGAGCTGCAATGGCAACTGCGTCGGATAATGCAGATGCACTTAATCGTACAGGTTCGGATCTTTCAGGAATACGTTTTACTTATGAGAAAGATGAATGGGAGACCGGAGATCTGAAGCCTGAGCATTACTTTGACTGTGTTGATACCGCTCTCGATGATAATCTTGTTTACGATGATCATGAGCAGGAAATGAATTATTCGGTGGGGGCTAATCAGCAAATACAGGTAAATATAAACGCAGGACAGGCATTTGATCCACAGGTAAGAAGATACATTGATGAGCTTTCAGATGCAATCGATGCTGCAGAATCCGCTGAAACGATGGTTGCAAAGATTAAAGAAGCAATGACTACTGTAGATGAAGATTCAACAGAATATGAGAATCTGAACTATCTTCTGGCAGCAGCTCAAAAAGAATTGAGTTCAACTACAGATAAAATGAAATCGCTTTTTGAAAATGGCATGACAGAGATCGACGGTTTTTATGATGAAGTGAATCTTGCAGCAACAGAATGCGGTACTACACAGAACCGAGTGTCTATAATCGAGACCAGGCTTACTGAAAATCAGGCAACAGTTAAGACACAGGCATCCGATAATGAGAATATTGATATAGCAGATATTGCTGTAGAACTGAGCGATGCCAATATGATATATGAGGCAGCTTTACTGGTAACCGGAAAGATAAATCAGCAGTCACTTTTAAATTATATTTGATCATTTAGAATATATGCTGTTGTGTGCCGTGGCATAAATAGCCACGGCATTTTTAGAATATTATTTGATCTAAATTTTTAAATATTTGATATAAACTATTATTTTTTTTTAAGACAAAGCCGATAAAAAGAATAGAAGGTAATGCTGCACATTGTGAGAAGGAGCTCGGGATGCGGCATGGTTTTATATTTGTTCACAGGGAGGTGACTAATTTGACGGCGGTTGAAAAAATAGCAAATACATCAAGTTCACAGGGATATCAGGCAGCGTCTTCGAGTTCAAGTGAATCAGTTTCTTTAATTGATAAAAAAAGAGAAGTAATAACGGAATTGCCTTCAAAAGATTTTGCAGGTTCCGAAACTGATGAGCAGGCTGCATCGTCACAGATCCAGTCAAAGGGTGATTCGAAAACGGCAAATGAAGAAATTCGAAAAAAGGTTGACCAGATAAATAAGGAAATGCTTAATCAGAATTCAGAGGCTATTTTTGGAATACATGATGATACTAATCGCGTAACCATAAAGATAGTTGATAAGGATTCCAAGAAAGTAATAAAAGAATTTCCTCCGGAAAAGACACTTGATATGCTTGCCAAGCTGTGGGAAGTGGCCGGAATAATGGTCGATGAAAAACGTTGAATTAAAGAAGGGGGACAATAACTATGCGTGCACAGGATGCTTATGCGCAGTACGGAAAAAACAAGATTATGACTGCATCACCTGCAGAACTGACTCTTATGCTTTATGAAGGCTGTGTAAAATTTATAAATATTGCCAAAATGGGAATAGAAGAAAAGAATATAGAAAAAGCCCATGTGAATATCAGGAAGGCTGAACGCATCATAGAAGAATTTCAGGCAACTTTAGATTATAAATATCCTGTTGCAGAGGATTTTAACAGGGTTTATGTGTATGTAAAAAAGAGACTGCATGAGGCAAATATTGAAAAGAGCGTTGAAATTCTTGAGGAATGTGCAGTACATATGCGT is from Lachnospiraceae bacterium C1.1 and encodes:
- the hisC gene encoding histidinol-phosphate transaminase translates to MSFEDNIRKVIPYTPGEQPQRKVIKLNTNECPYPPSEKAIKALREFDTDLFRKYPDPECSDLVKALADYYNLDEKQVFVGVGSDDVLSMCFLTFFAGKKPVLFPDITYSFYDVWADVYRIPYETIALDEDFNIRAEDYKRDNGGIVIANPNAPTGVEEPLEKIEEIIKSSPDSIVIVDEAYVDFGVNTALPLINKYKNLIVTRTMSKSRALAGMRIGYAFADERLIKYLNDVKFSVNSYTMNMPALTAGKAAILDDDYFREIRDKVVNTREWTKKELKRLGFSFRDSKTNFIFAKHEKASAEKLFEELKANDIYVRYFKKERLSDYLRISIGTDEEMKRLIEVLEGLL
- a CDS encoding nitrogenase component 1; this encodes MKNVFIKLPVYTGDVSGAASALYELGGMSVIHDPSGCNSTYNTHDEIRWYSKESLIFISGLSEVDAITGNDNKFIKDVLNAAEKLKPAFIALFNSPIPYINGTDFKGIAKIIENKSGIPCFHIETNAMHDYSVGISNAFYEYARKFLPDEKRDKVSEDKDQKKKVNIIGMTPLDYSSKNTYLTLKNKMEKEGFKIISIWAEGSSREEILAASEADISLVISSSGIRVGEFLREKYGIPYLTGVPTGLFAKKIFEKLDNFEFCSSEKLFLSDNKYRAETLVVGESVLSLSLAAEYELETGKKADVISTTELGNEYLRDSDKAIRVEKELMEEFKNYQMIIADPLYRRIAPSTAKFIDIPHLAFSGRLYLKGIPDFFSESFSVVDL
- the hydE gene encoding [FeFe] hydrogenase H-cluster radical SAM maturase HydE, whose amino-acid sequence is MTNKELTDKLKETSILSKDEFRQLTGSMNKDDEEYLYAAAREVKEKYYGKDVFLRGLIEFSNFCKNDCYYCGIRRSNSHAERYRLSKEEILSAVEKGYELSFRTFVLQGGEDLSYSDDDICDIVRSIKELYPDCAVTLSIGEKERKTYEKYFEAGADRYLLRHETANDVHYAKLHPAELSLENRKRCLRDLKEIGFQTGAGMMIGAPFQTLENLIEDLFYLKELEPQMVGIGPFIPHKDTPFKDEKAGKLEDTLHFLAIIRLMLPKVLLPATTALGTIDPQGREKGLRAGANVIMPNLSPLNVRGKYLLYDGKICTGEEAAECSECMKRRIESVGYRVMISRGDAPGF
- a CDS encoding flagellar biosynthesis anti-sigma factor FlgM, whose product is MRIEAYNQVMQVYGKQKIKKTANYSSVSSARDALELSGTGKDLQTARAAVAEAEDVRKELTAPLKEKIQAGTYDVSGESFAEKLLEKMEALA
- a CDS encoding flagellar protein FlgN, whose translation is MASLMENLISTLNKEADKYTELLRLSKKKTPIIVRGDIAELQKITDEEQDAVEVLSALDKERSTIMEDIANVTNKDVGELKLKNLIVMMEKRPKEHDALVDVRDRLDKAVNELKLINSQNAVLIKQSLDMIDFNLALERSIRTGPETGNYNRAAENAGSMLVSEQGGFDARQ
- the flgK gene encoding flagellar hook-associated protein FlgK, encoding MSLMGAFYTGVSGINASQNALNATAHNISNIDTDGFTRQQVYQGNKIYLTIGKSYNNSSQVGLGVNIDEVRYVRDYFLDKAYRSESGRSSYYSTSYEAIEEINTLFGELNGTAFQESLQKLKNAFTSLAISPADSTLQSQVITTASQFLKRAQAIYNGLSDYQDNLNEQIKDQVDQINDYASKIATLNEQIVKVEAGGIENANDLRDARNLILDELSALGRIEYSEDTFGYVSVKFEGVELVKENFVNVMEAQIADGDESTGFYTVVWSTLDDEPVFNLNKDVSAEAGTDKGSLRALIDARGTQRGTYADYQAYTNLTDRNSNTKSQTESENFADVSSSSVASTMAMFDHMCFGIISQINALLTHDDSYDEEGILADNLTSDDYSDIFDSSTHTTDGTYDALFVTLDSSETNFDGQSIIYTISNYVINDELLAQPSRLNNGFILEKDDASTDQLTADTLESIFNNTFSTLTPDTATELTFMNYYTGMVNSYAELGDIYSSVADSLEISVDSIESSRQSVIGVSESDELTKMIKFQNAYNASSRYFNVVNAMLENLLTQLT
- the flgK gene encoding flagellar hook-associated protein FlgK, which gives rise to MSSQFFGLNIGYSGLNVAASAENTVAHNIANANTTGYSKQVTLQSATDALRVYQTYGMTGTGVQVDAVSQLRNEFFDIKYWSNSADVGYYSTAETFMSTIEAYFNDTDTIKGFTSVYNEDLYNALNDLADNPSSDTTRKSLISAAQSLCEYFNQISASLTETQEQINNEIKTQVGQINTIAEEIASLNKQINMLEIQGMAANDLRDRRANLIDELSSYVDVTVIETPVVDQTNGIKTGANIYRVNVSNGDSLVDGYEYNTLKCVARENAYNQSDSDGLYDLYWVQTGNAYSCTASNLSGSLKALFEVRDGNNGENLQGTVTASTSNTLTMTVDSTTWSLFDENMSLDEFISKLSISENGYMSVGGYGFNYTGFTVTMTDSSSATVTFTGVSTADGYSTDITTAGTAGTTVKCGKSVDYKGIAFYQAEMNQWVRDFARVFNTIEKTGEDLNGNALYVDDGDGDPETNISFFKWYNKTDGTQMDLLETELSEYGGTDVTTVSTYNVASDTNAYRNYYYLTADNFRVNSAIVNDVSLMSTTAEDGDVDLSAADIVEELILIKTDKSKMEFRGASSQNFLAIIASDIAMDTSNAKNLNTSCTNIQNAIEQQRLSVSGVDEDEEALDLIRYQKSYSLNSKVISVMAEIYDRLILETGV
- a CDS encoding flagellin; translated protein: MSTRVTNKMMTNNARYHINQNKAYLDKLSIQESSEKKINSPSDDPVIAVRSLRFRSALADINQYLEKNLSDAKSWVDSTETALDSARDLMTSLKKEATSGANDTNSIAACRTYYDEMKALVDGFYDLGNSTNEDRYLFTGYRTSDSLTISEEDLDLRNTQVASGNPKYDYVIREEFTADDINNYTFLTASVSSSDVTVAATGSGTATVDDETDIGLIDCYRIRLSYDNLTSGGSTTTVESWLTPKTIELCNADGSYDSTTYAVTEITDDTSITEANLDAGTIYFNTTTGMLIFGSDIRAAMATASDNADALNRTGSDLSGIRFTYEKDEWETGDLKPEHYFDCVDTALDDNLVYDDHEQEMNYSVGANQQIQVNINAGQAFDPQVRRYIDELSDAIDAAESAETMVAKIKEAMTTVDEDSTEYENLNYLLAAAQKELSSTTDKMKSLFENGMTEIDGFYDEVNLAATECGTTQNRVSIIETRLTENQATVKTQASDNENIDIADIAVELSDANMIYEAALLVTGKINQQSLLNYI
- a CDS encoding flagellar protein FlaG, whose product is MTAVEKIANTSSSQGYQAASSSSSESVSLIDKKREVITELPSKDFAGSETDEQAASSQIQSKGDSKTANEEIRKKVDQINKEMLNQNSEAIFGIHDDTNRVTIKIVDKDSKKVIKEFPPEKTLDMLAKLWEVAGIMVDEKR